One Streptomyces sp. CG4 genomic window, GGTGGCGAGCCCTCCGCCGTGGAACCCGGCCGCCGCGGCGACCCGGTCCGGGTGCGCGGCCGCCGTCCACAGGACCAGCCGGGCGCCCATGCAGTAACCGGTGAGCGCGACCGGCCCGTCGGCGACCAGCGGGCTGTCGGCGAGCCGGCGCAGATAGGCGCCCGAGTCGCGCGCGACCAGATCCGGCGTCAGCGAGGAAACGACCGGGCCGAGCCGCTCCCAGAGCGTCGGGTCGGCGCCCGGGTCGATGAACTCGGGCAGCTCGACGACCGGGGTCCGGCCGAGGCGGTAGAACACGTTCGGCACCAGCACGGTGTAGCCGGCGGCGGCCAGCCGGTCGGCCATCGACCTCAGATGCGGGCGAATCCCAAAGGCGTCCTGGTAGAACAGCACACCCGGACGGGGGCGTCCGTCGGCGGGATGGGCGAGATAGGCGTCCGCGACGCCGTCCTCGGTCCGGATGTCGACATCGTGTCCCTGGACATCGTCGGTCATGATGAGCAGACCCTCCCTCGGGGGACCGGCGCCGGGGCGGGGTGCTTCTCGACGCCATGGCTACGGCCCATGCTGTCACGCAAGATCGGGACCCTCGCACCGGGTGTGCCGCGCCCTCACTCGAAGCGGAGAGTGTCTCCGGCGCCCCGCCGTACGATCTCCGCCTCGCCGCCGGAGAAGTCCACGACCGTCGTCGGCTCGGTGCCGCACTCGCCCGAGTCGACCACCGCGTCCACCACGTGATCGAGCCGGTCCTTGATCTCCCAGCCCTGCGTCAGCGGCTCCGCCTCGTCCGGCAGCAACAGCGTGCTGGACAGCAGCGGCTCGCCCAGCTCCGCCAGCAACGCCTGGGTGACCACATGGTCGGGGATGCGCACACCCACGGTCTTCTTCTTCGGGTGCAGCAGTTTGCGCGGCACCTCGCGGGTGGCCGGGAGGATGAAGGTGTAACTGCCGGGCGTGGACGCCTTCACGGCGCGGAACACGTCGTTGTCCACCCGCACGAACTGGCCGAGCTGCGCGAAGTCCCGGCACATCAGCGTGAAGTGGTGCCGGTCGTCCAGATGGCGGATGGAGCGGATCCGGTCCATGCCGTCCCGGCTGCCCAGCCGGCAGCCCAGTGCGTAACAGGAGTCGGTCGGGTATGCGATCAGCGCTTCCGAGCGCACCGCGTCGGCGATCTGGGCGATGCTGCGCGGTTGCGGGTTCTCGGGGTGCACGTCGAAGTACTTCGCCACGCGTCGAGCTTATGCCGTCCCGGGCGCCACACACGCACCCACGCCCCGGCCGTCCCCTCGGTTTGAAGGCGACGTGGACGCGCTCCGCTCACCGGCCCACCGGCTGCACCTTGTCGCCCGTCACCTGCTGCGCGCGCTGTTCCCGCCCCGGAAGCCGAACTTGGGAGCCGTGCGCTGACGCCCCGCGGTTCTTGCCGGTCGCCCGCCGAGGCGGCGCTGTGCCTGGTGGGAGCGGTGCTCGCGGCGGTGGGGCGGTTCGGAGGTACGGCGGCGGGGGCCGGCTGCGGAGCGTTCGGCCGAGGGTCTGAATATTCATCAGTAGTCACCGGATTCGCGTGAGTACGCCGCGGATTCAGGTGAGTCCGGATTCGTGGGAGTACTTTCCGGATTCGGGGGAATCCGAATCTGAGCCGTCCTGGGCACCCCCCCGCTCCGGACGAGCGGTCTCCGCCGGCGTCCCACCCCCCCCGGGGCGCCGGCGGAGCCATGTCCGGCCCGGGAGCGGGTCGCGTCGGGTATCGTGTCCCGATCCGTCATCGCAGGTCAACACGGAGACGAGGAGAGAGGCACGTGCCCGGCCGACCGGACGAGGGCCCGGCGTTCCCGCGGCCGCACGGCGGCGACAGCGCCTGGGCGCAGGAGTTGCTGGACCATCTGCGGCCCGCGGGACGCGATCCTCGCCGGCTCGTCGCCTGGCTCGCCCGGACCGTGGAGGCAGCGGTGGGCCTCCAGGACGCGCGCGGCGGCCTGCTCGCCGGTGAGCGCCTGTCGCTCGACGCGGCCGTGGTCG contains:
- a CDS encoding dienelactone hydrolase family protein — its product is MTDDVQGHDVDIRTEDGVADAYLAHPADGRPRPGVLFYQDAFGIRPHLRSMADRLAAAGYTVLVPNVFYRLGRTPVVELPEFIDPGADPTLWERLGPVVSSLTPDLVARDSGAYLRRLADSPLVADGPVALTGYCMGARLVLWTAAAHPDRVAAAAGFHGGGLATDEPTSPHLGAPDITAELYFGHADNDRSLPPEQIARFEEALTAAGVRHTCEVYPGAHHGYTQADTPAYDGEADERHWAALLDLLKRTF
- a CDS encoding L-threonylcarbamoyladenylate synthase — translated: MAKYFDVHPENPQPRSIAQIADAVRSEALIAYPTDSCYALGCRLGSRDGMDRIRSIRHLDDRHHFTLMCRDFAQLGQFVRVDNDVFRAVKASTPGSYTFILPATREVPRKLLHPKKKTVGVRIPDHVVTQALLAELGEPLLSSTLLLPDEAEPLTQGWEIKDRLDHVVDAVVDSGECGTEPTTVVDFSGGEAEIVRRGAGDTLRFE